In Streptomyces sp. NBC_01426, one genomic interval encodes:
- a CDS encoding META domain-containing protein yields MRQQRHVLAALTLAVTVTTAVTACADQTTPSGPDPSPGLPGTSWSVESVTVDGKTLTAPAAARLAIGAEAPYEATGNYGCNGLSAKVEIKGSTMNVQPGSRTAMACPDIAFETAFAKLFRGALTIDSRPEHLTLKTADGNTIALTTKPRTPDAPLTTTDWSANSLIQGTTVSSVPAEAAGKARFTIAADGAASGNLGCNRFSARAVVEGSRITFGPLTSTRMACTGPAGDVEQALTALFASGPLEHRVQGDTLTLTATDGSGKGLGAKAASAVE; encoded by the coding sequence ATGCGTCAGCAACGGCACGTCCTCGCCGCCCTCACGCTCGCCGTCACCGTCACCACCGCGGTGACCGCCTGCGCGGACCAGACGACCCCCTCCGGCCCGGATCCATCACCGGGCCTTCCGGGGACGAGTTGGTCCGTGGAGAGCGTGACCGTGGACGGGAAGACCCTGACCGCGCCCGCAGCGGCCCGACTGGCCATCGGCGCCGAGGCCCCCTACGAGGCCACGGGCAACTACGGCTGCAACGGCCTGTCGGCCAAGGTGGAGATCAAGGGCTCGACCATGAACGTCCAACCGGGCTCCAGGACCGCGATGGCCTGCCCGGACATCGCGTTCGAGACGGCCTTCGCCAAGCTCTTCCGGGGCGCGCTCACGATCGACAGCCGGCCGGAGCACCTCACCCTGAAGACGGCGGACGGCAACACCATCGCCCTGACCACGAAGCCCCGGACCCCGGACGCGCCCCTCACGACCACCGACTGGAGCGCGAACTCCCTGATCCAGGGCACGACCGTGTCCTCGGTGCCCGCCGAGGCGGCGGGCAAGGCCCGGTTCACCATCGCCGCCGACGGCGCCGCGAGCGGCAACCTCGGCTGCAACCGGTTCTCCGCCCGGGCCGTCGTCGAAGGGTCCCGGATCACCTTCGGGCCCCTGACCTCGACACGGATGGCCTGTACCGGCCCGGCCGGTGACGTCGAACAGGCGCTGACCGCGCTGTTCGCCAGTGGCCCCCTCGAACACCGCGTCCAGGGCGACACCCTGACCCTCACCGCCACCGACGGCAGCGGCAAGGGCCTGGGAGCCAAGGCCGCCTCCGCCGTCGAATGA
- a CDS encoding maleylpyruvate isomerase family mycothiol-dependent enzyme, whose translation MPTARKKPRTYDSAKIRAAVTAQFGHIAAAVATLTPEESARPTHLGSWTVRDLAAHIAWIIRSIPEAAARPEPAEAELTVRNWPFATAGIAGQIDELARETAAGEELGPLYEEAATRLAELLRVVPDSRLLGLRVGAMAFGPFMVTRTVELVVHTDDLNRAAGLEIPIDRQALAACTRLLADALADKAPGGSVELRIPPFAVVQCLEGPRHTRGTPPNVVETDPLTWIRLATGRTTWDEALDGARLSASGERADLGALLPLMG comes from the coding sequence ATGCCGACCGCCCGGAAGAAGCCGCGTACCTACGACTCCGCCAAGATCCGCGCGGCCGTCACCGCGCAGTTCGGCCACATCGCCGCGGCCGTGGCGACGCTGACCCCCGAGGAGTCGGCCCGCCCCACGCACCTCGGAAGCTGGACCGTACGGGACCTCGCGGCGCACATCGCCTGGATCATCCGGTCCATCCCCGAGGCGGCGGCGCGACCCGAACCGGCCGAAGCCGAGCTGACCGTACGGAACTGGCCCTTCGCCACGGCCGGGATCGCCGGACAGATCGACGAACTGGCCCGGGAGACCGCCGCCGGCGAGGAACTCGGCCCGCTGTACGAGGAGGCGGCGACCCGGCTCGCCGAACTGCTGCGGGTGGTCCCGGACAGCCGACTGCTCGGGCTGCGGGTCGGCGCGATGGCCTTCGGGCCGTTCATGGTCACCCGCACCGTGGAGCTGGTCGTCCACACCGACGACCTCAACCGGGCCGCCGGCCTGGAGATCCCGATCGACCGGCAGGCCCTCGCCGCCTGCACCCGGCTGCTCGCCGACGCCCTCGCGGACAAGGCCCCCGGGGGTTCGGTGGAGCTGCGGATCCCGCCCTTCGCCGTGGTCCAGTGCCTGGAGGGACCCCGGCACACCCGGGGCACCCCGCCCAACGTGGTGGAGACCGACCCGCTGACCTGGATCCGGCTCGCGACGGGCCGTACGACCTGGGACGAAGCGCTGGACGGGGCCCGGCTCAGCGCGAGCGGGGAACGGGCCGATCTGGGCGCGCTGCTCCCGCTGATGGGCTGA
- the purL gene encoding phosphoribosylformylglycinamidine synthase subunit PurL, whose product MSLDTVKHATDTPDASQPWKELGLKEDEYARIREILGRRPTGAELAMYSVMWSEHCSYKSSKVHLKQFGEKVPENDAMLVGIGENAGVVDVGQGYAVTFKVESHNHPSYIEPYQGAATGIGGIVRDILAMGARPVAVVDPLRFGAADHPDTKRVLPGVVAGIGGYGNCLGLPNIGGEVVFDACYQGNPLVNAGCIGVMKHEDIHLAQASGPGNKVILYGARTGGDGIGGVSVLASETFDDTKPTKRPAVQVGDPFQEKLLIECTLEIFKEKLVAGIQDLGGAGLSCATSELASAGSGGMRVELDTVPLRDATLSPEEILMSESQERMCAIVEPQHVDRFMEICEKWDVIATVIGEVTEGERLEIFWHGEQIVDVPPGTVAHEGPVYNRPFARPAWQDALQADDAGKLPRPGTSEELRAQVLALVSSPNQASKSWITDQYDRFVQGNTVLSQPEDAGMVRIDEDTNLGVAMATDGNGRFAKLDPYTGAQLALAEAYRNVAATGAKPLAISDCLNFGSPEDPGVMWQFAEATRGLADGCLELGTPVTGGNVSLYNQTGETAIHPTPVVAVLGVIDDVNRRTPMAFAEAGQLLYLLGDTAEEFGGSAWSEVVHQHLGGMPPKVDLGREKLLGEILISASRDGMIDAAHDLSDGGVIQALTESCLRGGNGARIVVPEGLDAFTFLFSESAGRAVVAVPRSEELRFTDMCGARGLPAARIGVVDGEEIEIQGEFTIPLAELRTAHEATIPALLA is encoded by the coding sequence CCACGGGCGCCGAGCTCGCCATGTACTCGGTCATGTGGTCCGAGCACTGCTCGTACAAGAGCAGCAAGGTCCACCTGAAGCAGTTCGGCGAGAAGGTCCCGGAGAACGACGCCATGCTCGTCGGCATCGGCGAGAACGCCGGCGTCGTCGACGTGGGCCAGGGCTACGCGGTCACCTTCAAGGTCGAGTCGCACAACCACCCGTCGTACATCGAGCCCTACCAGGGCGCGGCCACCGGCATCGGCGGCATCGTCCGCGACATCCTCGCGATGGGCGCCCGCCCGGTCGCGGTCGTGGACCCGCTGCGCTTCGGCGCGGCCGACCACCCCGACACCAAGCGCGTCCTGCCGGGCGTCGTCGCCGGCATCGGCGGCTACGGCAACTGTCTGGGCCTGCCGAACATCGGCGGCGAGGTCGTCTTCGACGCCTGCTACCAGGGCAACCCGCTGGTCAACGCCGGTTGCATCGGCGTGATGAAGCACGAGGACATCCACCTGGCCCAGGCCTCCGGCCCCGGCAACAAGGTCATCCTCTACGGCGCCCGCACCGGCGGCGACGGCATCGGCGGCGTGTCCGTGCTGGCCTCGGAGACCTTCGACGACACCAAGCCGACCAAGCGGCCGGCCGTGCAGGTCGGCGACCCGTTCCAGGAGAAGCTCCTCATCGAGTGCACCCTGGAGATCTTCAAGGAGAAGCTGGTCGCGGGCATCCAGGACCTCGGCGGCGCCGGGCTCTCCTGCGCCACGAGCGAGCTGGCCTCCGCGGGCTCCGGCGGCATGCGCGTCGAACTCGACACCGTCCCGCTGCGCGACGCGACGCTCTCGCCCGAGGAAATCCTCATGAGCGAGTCGCAGGAACGCATGTGCGCGATCGTCGAGCCGCAGCACGTGGACCGCTTCATGGAGATCTGCGAGAAGTGGGACGTCATCGCCACCGTCATCGGTGAGGTCACCGAGGGCGAGCGCCTGGAGATCTTCTGGCACGGCGAGCAGATCGTGGACGTCCCCCCGGGCACCGTCGCCCACGAGGGCCCGGTCTACAACCGCCCGTTCGCCCGCCCCGCGTGGCAGGACGCCCTCCAGGCCGACGACGCGGGCAAGCTGCCCCGCCCGGGGACCTCCGAGGAGCTCCGCGCGCAGGTCCTGGCGCTGGTGTCCTCCCCGAACCAGGCCTCCAAGTCCTGGATCACCGACCAGTACGACCGCTTCGTCCAGGGCAACACGGTGCTCTCGCAGCCCGAGGACGCCGGCATGGTCCGCATCGACGAGGACACCAACCTCGGCGTCGCCATGGCCACCGACGGCAACGGCCGCTTCGCGAAGCTCGACCCGTACACGGGCGCGCAGCTCGCGCTGGCCGAGGCGTACCGCAACGTCGCCGCTACCGGCGCCAAGCCGCTCGCCATCTCCGACTGCCTCAACTTCGGTTCGCCGGAGGACCCGGGCGTCATGTGGCAGTTCGCCGAGGCCACCCGCGGTCTCGCGGACGGCTGCCTGGAGCTGGGCACCCCGGTGACCGGCGGCAACGTCTCGCTGTACAACCAGACCGGCGAGACCGCGATCCACCCGACCCCGGTCGTGGCGGTCCTCGGTGTGATCGACGACGTCAACCGCCGCACGCCGATGGCGTTCGCGGAGGCCGGCCAACTGCTGTACCTGCTCGGCGACACCGCCGAGGAGTTCGGCGGTTCGGCCTGGTCCGAGGTCGTGCACCAGCACCTCGGCGGCATGCCGCCGAAGGTGGACCTGGGCCGCGAGAAGCTGCTCGGCGAGATCCTGATCTCGGCCTCGCGCGACGGCATGATCGACGCCGCGCACGACCTGTCCGACGGCGGCGTGATCCAGGCGCTCACCGAGTCCTGCCTGCGCGGCGGCAACGGTGCGCGGATCGTGGTGCCCGAGGGCCTGGACGCCTTCACCTTCCTGTTCTCCGAGTCCGCGGGCCGGGCCGTCGTGGCCGTCCCGCGCAGCGAGGAGCTCCGCTTCACCGACATGTGTGGTGCGCGGGGCCTGCCGGCCGCCCGCATCGGCGTGGTGGACGGCGAGGAGATCGAGATCCAGGGCGAGTTCACGATTCCGCTCGCGGAACTGCGGACCGCCCACGAGGCGACGATCCCGGCGCTGCTCGCCTGA